From a single Daphnia pulex isolate KAP4 chromosome 2, ASM2113471v1 genomic region:
- the LOC124188987 gene encoding zinc finger protein 184-like yields the protein MTNKKNLKGTKVKNGEELNLSNESEEQTASISLKIEDGDCERVYIIMTDENTEEVEQVYQSGEEEEVLVNKSEASNSEEVENEQNEEEEVKDRPVKRRRGRPRSTKDPKAREFCCEHCGKTFKQLNVFRVHTRIHTGERPYQCELCGMSFNQIGTLKDHQKIHTGEKPHPCPHCPSRFTNKTRLTRHIRTHTGERPYKCDFCQMDFATQSVLVKHRRVHTGEKPFSCDECGMSFTQRSTLVNHKKVHTGKRRRYPQRLLYFLCKPCSRYYPTVEKLHSHVCLPTGQTPEGQHGCDSCPKKFSSSKAVKKHQAESHGPDADTEQVCVVCKEVCATLDELVEHVQTHGKPKAPESAQQEPNVVTTFECSDCGKCCNTKAQLLIHQRIHTGERPFICPHCSKSFRYRQNLKEHLNSHQGSRPYACDQCDKRFAFSANLSTHKLTHGESKGRCRFCNKSFRSTVRLQAHEAEHLAEADETTAIPTEEVESYLVISMEN from the exons ATGactaataaaaagaatttaaaagggactaaagttaaaaatggagaagaacTGAATCTCAGCAATGAATCTGAAGAACAGACCGCGAGCATCTCCCTTAAAATTGAGGACGGTGATTGTGAGAGAGTTTACATCATCATGACAGATGAGAACACTGAAGAAGTCGAACAAGTTTATCAaagtggagaagaagaagaagtcctTGTTAACAAGAGTGAGGCCAGTAATTCTGAAGAGgtagaaaatgaacaaaatgaagaagaagaggtgaAAGATAGGCCAGTCAAACGGAGGAGAGGCCGCCCCAGGTCTACCAAGGATCCTAAAGCAAGAGAATTTTGCTGTGAGCATTGTGGCAAGACTTTCAAGCAGCTCAATGTCTTCCGTGTTCATACAAGAATTCACACAGGAGAGCGGCCCTATCAGTGTGAGCTCTGTGGCATGAGCTTTAACCAGATCGGTACTCTAAAGGATCATCAGAAGATTCACACTGGAGAAAAACCG CATCCCTGCCCTCACTGCCCATCAAGGTTCACCAATAAGACCAGACTGACACGTCACATCCGAACTCACACAGGAGAAAGACCTTACAAGTGTGACTTTTGTCAGATGGACTTTGCTACACAGAGTGTACTGGTCAAGCATCGTCGTGTACACACAGGAGAAAAACCATTCAGTTGTGATGAATGCGGCATGTCCTTTACACAGCGATCCACACTCGTCAATCACAAGAAGGTGCACACTGGGAAGCGAAGGCGTTATCCTCAGAGACTCCTCTACTTTCTCTGTAAGCCCTGCTCACGCTACTACCCAACAGTGGAGAAGCTGCACTCCCATGTCTGCCTTCCAACTGGGCAGACACCAGAAGGCCAACATGGATGTGATTCTTGTCCAAAGAAATTTTCTAGTTCCAAAGCTGTCAAGAAACATCAGGCTGAATCGCATGGGCCTGATGCTGACACTGAACAAGTTTGCGTAGTCTGCAAGGAAGTCTGCGCTACTCTCGACGAGTTGGTCGAACACGTTCAGACCCATGGCAAGCCGAAGGCACCTGAATCTGCCCAACAAGAACCTAATGTCGTCACCACTTTCGAGTGTTCGGATTGCGGAAAGTGCTGCAACACAAAAGCCCAGCTACTCATCCATCAACGGATTCACACTGGAGAGCGGCCGTTTATCTGCCCGCACTGCTCCAAGTCTTTCCGTTACAGACAAAATCTTAAAGAACATCTCAATAGTCATCAAG GCAGTAGACCCTACGCCTGCGATCAATGTGATAAACGTTTTGCTTTTTCGGCTAATTTGTCGACTCATAAACTGACTCATGGAGAATCCAAAGGTCGTTGCCGTTTCTGCAACAAGAG TTTCCGGAGCACTGTACGCTTGCAAGCCCATGAAGCTGAACATCTTGCCGAGGCCGATGAAACTACTGCTATTCCGACTGAAGAAGTGGAAAGCTACCTGGTGATTTCTATGGAAAACTAA
- the LOC124188986 gene encoding phosphatidylinositol 4,5-bisphosphate 3-kinase catalytic subunit beta isoform-like, with protein sequence MSPASPFNMWANPSQDAKITINCLMPNSILIPLDVMSNAVLSELKEELWEEARKYPLQGLLKEQSSYNFMCVNCMAERETLIDESRRLCDVKPFYNLLKVVEREGDKAEETLNTKIGQLIGKGLHDFDSLKSLEVNEFRWRMKDMVSAISREREDTSTLDRIKQQYPCDMAESDDLPAYLAPKLRDGVMQVNIQLENMETCFSFSIAHTSTPFQLTTMALQRNAHLLGQYPIDEDIGCGHVLKVSGRQEYLIGDFPLSRFLYVRNTLTREEHPSFVVVASQSVILESVSTMSSALSSAQEAEAVKRNSRNSFPTMRKKQSLLSWNVDSHFSFRVESVSLLNTSESEVGIQAGIFHGGRSLCEPRKTQAKSYANGECTWNEELTFDLKVRDLPRAARLCLVVYSLSKMSKGAKGSRRTFKDLENEMYINQLAWANTTIFDYEGLLKTGSFTLYMWTYAEDVQNEEIMNPLGTVVSNPNVDHATALTLAFTKCQDSKLVLYPKMEDICAAAANFRDELSDDSGLSSLNSLSGDTSSLSSLSIASTASINSLNSINSLNSMASTSSLSSKRSNGSAMFYITEQLRYTAERDPLHEMHEDERRFLWSLRYQISQQVPNLLPKLLLCIEWNDYKETAEMLSLLPKWPKLPPARALELLDFAYADAGVRSFAIECVRQVSDDELLLYLLQLVQALKHESYLECDLVNFLIVRALRNRKIGHFLFWHLRAEMHVPAVAVRFGLMLEAYCRGAPDHMKVFSRQLAALDRLQETSEMARQKKEGRDKLKQLVQESLRQNHFYEALSDLLCPLDPALRCRRIRVEKCKTMDSKMRPLWAVFENEDPSGSDIYFIFKHGDDLRQDMLTLQMIRIMDRLWKQAGLDLRMNPYGCISTGNRVGLIEVVLDADTIANIQKEKGVTKVTATFEKGSLLAWLKDHNPTETALNNAIEQFSLSCAGYCVATYVLGIADRHSDNIMVKKNGQLFHIDFGHILGHFKEKFGIRRERVPFVLTHDFEHVITKGQTKKGNGPVRFEAFQNNCEQAFLVLRRHGSFIISLLAMMISTGLPELSCEKDLNYLRETMVLDLSEQEALRHFRSQFEEAKKNSWKTSINWTIHNLASDNRQ encoded by the exons atgtcACCAGCCAGCCCATTCAACATGTGGGCCAATCCATCTCAAGACGCCAAGATCACGATAAATTGCCTGATGCCCAACAGTATTCTTATTCCCCTAGATGTCATGTCTAATGCTGTGCTGTCAGAACTTAAAGAAGAATTATGGGAAGAAGCAAGGAAATATCCGCTGCAAGGCCTGCTGAAGGAACAGTCCTCCTACAACTTTATGTGTGTCAATTGCATGGCAGAACGGGAAACGCTCATCgacgaaagcagacgactaTGCGACGTCAAACCTTTCTACAACCTACTCAAGGTGGTGGAGCGAGAAGGTGACAAAGCAGAAGAAacactcaacaccaaaatcgGCCAACTTATCGGTAAAGGATTACACGATTTCGATTCACTCAAGTCCCTTGAAGTCAACGAATTTCGATGGAGAATGAAGGACATGGTGTCGGCCATTAGCAGGGAAAGGGAAGACACCTCAACACTCGACAGGATCAAGCAACAATATCCGTGTGACATGGCAGAATCGGATGATTTGCCGGCGTATCTTGCACCCAAACTGCGCGATGGAGTAATGCAGGTGAACATCCAACTGGAAAACATGGAGACATGCTTCTCGTTCTCTATCGCCCATACGTCCACACCGTTCCAGCTGACAACAATGGCGTTGCAAAGGAATGCTCATCTCCTTGGCCAGTATCCCATCGACGAAGATATTGGCTGTGGTCACGTCCTCAAAGTCAGCGGCCGGCAAGAATACCTGATTGGCGACTTTCCTTTGTCCCGCTTTCTCTATGTTCGCAATACGTTAACCAGAGAAGAGCATCCGTCGTTTGTCGTCGTGGCCAGCCAAAGCGTCATTCTGGAATCTGTCAGTACCATGTCCAGCGCTTTGTCCAGCGCCCAAGAAGCTGAAGCTGTCAAACGAAACTCACGCAACTCGTTCCCGACAATGCGCAAGAAACAGTCGCTACTCTCATGGAACGTTGACTCCCATTTTTCCTTTCGAGTGGAAAGCGTTTCGTTACTCAACACAAGCGAATCGGAGGTAGGAATTCAAGCTGGAATTTTCCACGGAGGTCGCTCTTTATGTGAGCCAAGAAAAACGCAAGCGAAAAGTTACGCAAACGGCGAGTGTACTTGGAATGAAGAACTGACATTCGATTTAAAG gTGCGAGATTTACCCCGCGCCGCCAGATTGTGCTTAGTCGTCTACAGTCTGTCAAAAATGTCCAAAGGTGCCAAAGGATCTCGTCGAACGTTCAAGGatcttgaaaatgaaatgtacaTTAACCAGTTGGCGTGGGCCAACACGACCATCTTCGATTACGAAGGGCTTCTCAAAACGGGATCATTTACCTTATACATGTGGACCTATGCCGAAGATGTACAGAACGAAGAGATCATGAATCCATTAG GTACGGTCGTCTCGAATCCAAACGTGGATCACGCAACAGCCCTGACACTGGCGTTCACCAAGTGTCAGGACAGCAAATTGGTTCTCTATCCCAAAATGGAGGACATTTGTGCAGCAGCCGCTAATTTTAGAGATGAACTATCTGACGATAGCGGTTTGTCGTCGCTAAATTCTCTTAGTg GAGATACCAGTAGCTTGAGTAGCCTCAGTATTGCTAGCACCGCCAGTATTAACAGTTTAAACAGTATCAACAGTTTGAATAGTATGGCCAGTACGAGCAGTTTGTCGTCGAAACGGAGCAACGGGTCGGCCATGTTTTACATTACGGAGCAGTTGCGTTACACGGCCGAACGCGATCCCCTTCACGAAATGCACGAAGACGAGAGGAGATTCTTGTGGTCTTTACGCTATCAAATATCTCAGCAGGTGCCTAACCTCTTGCCAAAGCTCTTGCTTTGTATCGAATGGAACGATTACAAGGAAACGGCAGAAATGCTCTCACTCCTGCCCAAATGGCCCAAACTGCCTCCGGCCAGGGCGTTGGAATTATTGGATTTCGCTTACGCCGATGCCGGG GTTAGAAGTTTCGCCATTGAATGCGTTCGTCAAGTCAGCGATGACGAGCTGCTACTTTACTTGCTTCAACTTGTCCAAGCGCTCAAACACGAGAGCTACCTGGAGTGTGATCTAGTCAACTTTCTCATCGTTCGTGCCTTGAGAAACCGAAAAATTGGCCATTTCCTCTTTTGGCATTTGAGAGCCGAAATGCATGTCCCGGCTGTTGCTGTCCGTTTCGGGCTGATGTTAGAGGCCTATTGTCGCGGTGCTCCGGACCACATGAAAGTCTTTTCTCGTCAATTAGCGGCACTCGACAGGCTCCAGGAAACAAGCGAAATGGCCCGGCAGAAGAAGGAGGGCCGTGACAAGCTCAAGCAGCTTGTGCAGGAGTCGTTGAGGCAGAACCATTTCTACGAGGCACTGTCGGACCTTCTTTGCCCGCTGGACCCAGCTTTACGTTGCCGCCGCATCCGGGTGGAGAAGTGCAAGACCATGGACAGCAAGATGAGACCTCTGTGGGCCGTTTTCGAGAATGAGGATCCATCCGGCAGCGACATTTATTTCATCTTCAAGCACGGCGATGATCTCCGCCAGGACATGCTCACACTGCAAATGATTCGCATCATGGATCGATTGTGGAAGCAAGCTGGCCTGGATTTGCGGATGAATCCCTACGGCTGCATTTCCACTGGCAACCGTGTAGGATTGATTGAAGTCGTTCTCGACGCCGACACTATAGcaaacattcaaaaagaaaagggggttACCAAAGTGACGGCCACTTTTGAAAAGGGTTCCCTCCTGGCTTGGTTAAAAG ATCACAACCCAACTGAAACTGCTTTGAACAACGCCATCGAGCAATTTAGCCTGTCATGCGCAGGTTATTGCGTTGCCACTTACGTGCTGGGCATAGCCGACCGGCATTCAGACAACATTATGGTCAAGAAAAACGGTCAACTGTTTCATATCGATTTCGGTCACATCCTCGGACATTTCAAAGAGAAATTCGGCATTAGGCGTGAGCGTGTGCCGTTCGTGTTGACTCACGATTTCGAGCACGTCATCACGAAAGgtcaaactaaaaaaggaaacggtCCCGTCCGGTTTGAAGCCTTTCAAAATAACTGCGAGCAGGCGTTCCTTGTTCTTCGACGTCACGGCTCATTTATTATCTCCTTACTTGCCATGATGATCTCCACCGGTCTGCCGGAACTGAGCTGCGAAAAGGATTTGAACTATCTTCGTGAAACGATG GTTCTCGATCTCTCGGAGCAGGAGGCTTTGCGTCATTTTCGTTCACAATTCgaagaagcgaaaaagaaTTCGTGGAAGACGTCAATCAATTGGACTATCCATAATTTGGCTAGTGACAATCGCCAGTAA
- the LOC124188989 gene encoding protein lifeguard 1-like translates to MATQPDHPTHPSQPGQPSYGWAVPDQEPPPPYNPNPPPYELPASAAPEQPQNNPQSPRTTPEQPSAANNMYAGGADYESGGLIEEDAFSFSEKSIRMAFVRKVYAILMVQLAITVGFISLFVYEPSVKMYSRKHPEMWWIALAMTIVLLIVLACCSDFRRRWPLNIILLGLFTLCKGFMLGAVSSLYRSDDVLIAAGICTGVCLALTIFAMQTKWDFTACGGILFVCLIVLFIFGIVAICIPGKVIRLVYASLGALLFSIYLVYDTQLMLGGNHKYSISPEEYIFAALNLYLDIVNIFLYILALVGGSRN, encoded by the exons atggcGACTCAACCCGACCACCCAACTCATCCTTCTCAGCCTGGGCAACCAAGCTATGGCTGGGCTGTCCCGGATCAAG AACCACCACCTCCATATAATCCAAATCCACCGCCTTATGAACTACCAGCATCCGCAGCCCCAGAACAACCCCAGAACAACCCCCAATCCCCCAGAACAACCCCAGAGCAACCATCCGCAGCCAACAACATGTACGCAGGTGGCGCAGATTACGAATCCGGAGGGCTCATCGAAGAAGACGCGTTTTCCTTCTCTGAAAAATCTATCCGTATGGCTTTCGTAAG GAAGGTGTACGCGATTTTAATGGTGCAACTTGCCATCACAGTGGGATTCATATCTCTCTTTGTCTATGAACCGAGCGTCAAGATGTACTCACGTAAACATCCAGAAATGTGGTGGATCGCGTTAGCCATGACCATCGTCCTTTTAATCGTTCTGGCGTGTTGCAGCGATTTCCGACGACGCTGGcctttgaatattattttactgGGACTTTTCACTCTATGCAAAGGCTTTATGCTTGGCGCTGTCTCGTCTCTCTACAGA TCGGATGATGTGCTAATCGCCGCTGGTATCTGCACGGGGGTTTGTCTTGCGCTCACCATTTTTGCTATGCAGACTAAATGGGACTTCACGGCTTGTGGAGGAATCCTCTTTGTCTGCCTCAtcgttttattcattttcggAATCGTCGCCATCTGCATTCCCGGAAAGGTTATTCGTCTCGTGTATGCCTCGCTGGGCGCGTTACTTTTCAGCATTTACCTAGTCTACGACACCCAATTGATGCTTGGTGGTAATCACAAGTACTCAATCTCCCCCGAAGAGTACATCTTCGCAGCTCTTAATCTCTACTTGGACATTGTCAACATCTTCTTGTACATCCTGGCTTTAGTTGGCGGCTCACGTAACTAA